The Geothrix sp. genome has a window encoding:
- a CDS encoding DUF3187 family protein produces MAGGLMAQETPRPNRVAWFEGFPEPLPEGTSELAIEATSQMLRPDLERSADGRSFARLDGEEWQLMADWAMKAGSSRINVRARLASRSAGIADQAMWNWHQMFNMPQGGREDAPKNRLVYHLERDGRVIGDLTRPGLTLMDLDVAWIRPFGTAEAGGRFGASVQLPTGKQSDFSGTGGTDGLVGAALWRRYGRWRLFGQAERVILGLPKDSPLRAVMDKTSFSRAWASLGWQGEGAGLISGIGIEVSLGYAGSPYRTGLARLDRAGWQQHWTFRHTRLPQWRFGFSEEAGTFTAPDVTGFVAYRFGHS; encoded by the coding sequence ATGGCCGGCGGGCTCATGGCCCAGGAGACTCCGCGCCCCAACCGCGTGGCCTGGTTTGAGGGTTTCCCCGAGCCGCTGCCTGAAGGTACCAGCGAGTTGGCCATAGAGGCCACCAGCCAGATGCTGCGCCCGGATCTGGAACGCAGCGCCGACGGGCGCAGCTTCGCGCGCCTGGACGGCGAGGAATGGCAGCTGATGGCGGACTGGGCGATGAAGGCCGGCTCCTCGCGGATCAATGTCCGGGCCCGTCTGGCCTCACGCTCCGCAGGCATCGCCGACCAGGCCATGTGGAACTGGCATCAGATGTTCAACATGCCCCAGGGGGGCCGGGAGGATGCGCCGAAGAACCGGCTCGTCTACCACCTGGAGCGCGATGGCCGCGTGATCGGGGACCTCACGCGCCCGGGACTGACGCTCATGGACCTGGATGTGGCCTGGATCCGGCCCTTCGGCACCGCCGAGGCCGGCGGGCGCTTCGGCGCCTCGGTGCAACTGCCCACGGGCAAGCAGTCCGATTTTTCCGGCACCGGCGGCACCGACGGTCTGGTGGGCGCGGCCCTGTGGCGGCGCTATGGCCGCTGGCGGCTCTTCGGTCAGGCGGAGCGGGTGATTCTGGGGCTGCCGAAAGACAGTCCCCTGAGGGCGGTCATGGACAAGACCTCGTTCAGCCGGGCCTGGGCCAGCCTGGGCTGGCAGGGCGAGGGGGCGGGGCTGATCTCTGGCATCGGTATCGAGGTCAGCCTGGGCTACGCCGGGAGTCCCTACCGCACCGGCTTGGCGCGCCTCGACCGCGCCGGCTGGCAGCAGCACTGGACCTTCCGCCACACGCGCCTTCCCCAGTGGCGTTTCGGGTTCAGCGAAGAGGCCGGCACCTTCACGGCCCCGGATGTGACAGGCTTCGTGGCCTATCGCTTCGGGCATTCCTGA